Proteins encoded by one window of Rhodamnia argentea isolate NSW1041297 chromosome 6, ASM2092103v1, whole genome shotgun sequence:
- the LOC115734253 gene encoding F-box protein At5g49610 — translation MNYQGAGFFPDEVITRILSRLPIKCLFRARAVCKVWRKLLSEDYFVRLYNEASVRDSMVVVEVSESLESVPTFICVDSSRGVSEFSLGFLNDRVKVRASCNGLLCCSSIPDKGVHYVCNPVTREFRLLPRRERPMNRFHPDGEATLVGLACDLCAQTFSVVLAGYHRTFGHRTDGTFICFVYDSESNKWRRIVSFQDDHFTHMNKNQVVFVNGALHWLTGSFSCILVLDLHYDIWRKMSLPEQLSCGSGNRLYLLELDGCLSIIQISEGWLNIWVLKDYEMENWQMVDRVSLRCIRGLVPGIFPISQTSEYLFLASHKQVLVYQRKSRVWKEMYSVKNGSTLPLWFSAHAFRSVILSCK, via the coding sequence ATGAACTACCAAGGGGCTGGATTCTTTCCGGACGAGGTAATCACTCGGATTCTTTCCAGATTGCCCATTAAGTGTCTGTTCAGGGCTAGGGCCGTTTGCAAGGTCTGGCGTAAGCTGTTGTCGGAGGATTACTTTGTCCGTCTCTACAATGAAGCGTCTGTCAGGGACTccatggtggtggtggaggtctCCGAGTCGTTGGAATCGGTGCCGACCTTCATTTGTGTCGATAGTTCGAGGGGTGTTTCTGAATTCTCCCTCGGTTTCTTGAATGATAGAGTTAAGGTCAGGGCTTCGTGCAATGGCTTGCTTTGTTGTTCGAGCATTCCTGATAAGGGTGTTCACTATGTCTGCAATCCCGTGACTAGGGAGTTTAGGTTGCTTCCGAGGAGGGAGAGGCCGATGAATAGGTTTCATCCGGATGGCGAGGCTACTCTGGTCGGTTTGGCTTGCGATTTGTGTGCGCAGACCTTCAGCGTCGTGCTGGCGGGTTACCACCGGACTTTCGGCCACCGGACTGATGGGACGTTTATTTGTTTTGTGTATGATTCGGAATCGAACAAGTGGAGGAGGATCGTCTCTTTTCAAGACGATCATTTCACGCATATGAACAAGAACCAGGTCGTGTTTGTTAATGGGGCGCTTCACTGGTTGACGGGTAGCTTCTCCTGTATTCTTGTACTTGATTTGCATTATGACATCTGGAGGAAGATGTCCTTGCCAGAGCAGCTAAGTTGTGGATCAGGGAATAGGCTTTATCTGTTAGAGCTGGATGGGTGCCTATCGATAATTCAGATCTCAGAGGGCTGGTTGAACATTTGGGTGTTGAAGGATTATGAGATGGAGAATTGGCAAATGGTTGATAGGGTTAGTCTAAGATGTATCAGAGGTTTGGTGCCGGGCATTTTCCCGATAAGTCAGACGAgtgaatatttatttttggccTCTCATAAGCAGGTATTGGTGTATCAACGAAAGAGTAGAGTGTGGAAAGAGATGTACTCTGTGAAGAACGGGTCGACGCTCCCCTTGTGGTTTTCAGCCCATGCGTTTCGTAGCGTGATCTTATCTTGTAAATGA
- the LOC115734254 gene encoding gibberellin 2-beta-dioxygenase 2-like, with translation MVVASPNPRRAEKIQAVELPVIDLSPSGRSAAPALIVEACEKYGFFKVINHGVPGEVVSRMDEASAGFFARPDSEKRGAGPADPFGYGSKSIGFNGDVGEVEYLLLETDPVLVSRRSVGISDDPNRFSAAVNSYIEAVRELACDILDLMAQGLRAPDASVFSRLLRAVDSDSVFRINHYPRRSGAVLLRGGGGVGEEVGFGEHSDPQILTVLRSNDVGGLQISLEDGVWTPVPPDPAAFWVNVGDVLQAMTNGRFLSVRHRALTNPFKSRTSMAFFGAPPLDAWIAPQRELLDPRRPCIYKPFTWAEYKKAVYSLRLGDTRLDLFRARKEGGID, from the exons ATGGTGGTGGCGAGTCCAAACCCAAGACGGGCCGAGAAGATTCAGGCCGTCGAGCTCCCGGTTATCGACCTCTCTCCGTCGGGGAGATCCGCGGCGCCGGCTCTCATCGTGGAGGCCTGCGAGAAGTACGGCTTCTTCAAGGTGATCAACCACGGCGTCCCCGGGGAGGTCGTGTCGAGGATGGACGAGGCGAGCGCTGGCTTCTTCGCGAGGCCCGACTCCGAGAAGCGGGGCGCCGGGCCGGCCGACCCATTCGGGTACGGGAGCAAGAGCATCGGGTTCAACGGCGACGTCGGTGAGGTGGAGTACCTCCTCCTCGAGACCGACCCCGTCCTCGTCTCGCGCAGGTCCGTGGGCATCTCCGACGACCCCAACCGATTCAG CGCTGCTGTGAATAGTTACATAGAAGCAGTTAGGGAGCTGGCCTGTGACATCTTGGATCTGATGGCTCAGGGCCTGCGGGCCCCGGACGCGTCGGTCTTCAGCAGGCTCCTCAGGGCCGTCGACAGCGACTCGGTCTTCCGGATCAACCACTACCCTCGTCGCTCCGGCGCTGTCCTCCTCCGCGGCGGCGGTGGCGTGGGGGAGGAGGTCGGGTTCGGGGAGCACTCCGACCCTCAGATCCTGACCGTCCTCAGATCCAACGACGTGGGCGGCCTCCAGATCTCCCTCGAGGACGGCGTGTGGACCCCGGTGCCCCCCGACCCCGCCGCTTTCTGGGTCAACGTGGGCGATGTTTTGCAG GCAATGACGAATGGGAGGTTCTTGAGCGTGAGGCACAGAGCGCTGACCAACCCGTTCAAGTCAAGAACGTCGATGGCGTTCTTCGGGGCGCCGCCGCTCGACGCGTGGATCGCTCCCCAGCGAGAGCTGCTCGATCCTCGAAGGCCCTGTATCTACAAGCCCTTCACCTGGGCCGAGTACAAGAAGGCCGTCTACTCTCTCAGGCTTGGGGACACGCGTCTCGACCTCTTCAGGGCCCGCAAAGAAGGCGGCATCGACTAG